Proteins encoded within one genomic window of Triticum aestivum cultivar Chinese Spring chromosome 2D, IWGSC CS RefSeq v2.1, whole genome shotgun sequence:
- the LOC123053220 gene encoding arogenate dehydratase/prephenate dehydratase 6, chloroplastic codes for MAAASFIKAPAGQNPRLAIHAPGRGARVVRCSLGAAVGGRTEWLSNCAVLSSKVAALGPHSVNGHAAPAPAPNGAVLDLIPVSGVNGVAKNLPAPLRIADLSPAPMHGSELRVAYQGVPGAYSEKAAGKAYPGCDAIPCDQFEVAFQAVELWIADRAVLPVENSLGGSIHRNYDLLLRHRLHIVGEVQLPVHHCLLALPGVRKENITRVISHPQALAQCEHTITRMGLNVVREAFDDTAGAAEYVANNGLRDTAAIASSRAAELYGMEILADGIQDDCGNVTRFVMLAREPIVPRTDRPFKTSIVFAHDKEGTSVLFKVLSAFAFRDITLTKIESRPHRHRPIRLVDDANRGTAKHFEYMFYVDFQASLAEPRAQNALAEVQEFTSFLRVLGSYPMDMTPMTAGSSSTVTSSDS; via the coding sequence ATGGCTGCCGCGAGTTTCATCAAGGCGCCCGCCGGGCAGAATCCCAGGCTGGCAATCCACGCTCCGGGGAGGGGCGCCCGCGTGGTCAGGTGCTCGCTTGGCGCGGCCGTCGGCGGCCGGACCGAGTGGCTCAGCAACTGTGCCGTCCTCTCCAGCAAGGTGGCCGCGCTCGGCCCCCACTCCGTCAACGGCCAcgccgcgccggcgccggcccccAACGGGGCGGTGCTCGATTTGATCCCCGTGAGCGGTGTTAACGGCGTTGCCAAGAACCTGCCGGCGCCGCTGCGGATCGCCGACCTGTCCCCGGCGCCGATGCACGGCTCGGAGCTGCGCGTGGCGTACCAGGGCGTGCCGGGCGCGTACAGCGAGAAGGCGGCCGGCAAGGCCTACCCGGGCTGCGACGCCATCCCCTGCGACCAGTTCGAGGTGGCGTTCCAGGCCGTGGAGCTCTGGATCGCGGACCGCGCCGTGCTCCCCGTGGAGAACTCGCTCGGCGGCAgcatccaccgcaactacgacctcctgctccgccaccgcctccacatCGTGGGCGAGGTGCAGCTCCCCGTGCACCACTGCCTCCTGGCTCTCCCGGGCGTGCGCAAGGAGAACATCACCCGCGTGATCAGCCACCCGCAGGCGCTGGCGCAGTGCGAGCACACCATCACCCGCATGGGCCTCAACGTCGTCCGCGAGGCCTTCGACGACACCGCCGGCGCCGCCGAGTACGTGGCCAACAACGGCCTCCGCGACACGGCCGCCATCGCGTCGTCCCGCGCCGCCGAGCTGTACGGCATGGAGATCCTCGCGGACGGCATCCAGGACGACTGCGGCAACGTGACCCGGTTCGTGATGCTGGCCAGGGAGCCCATCGTGCCGCGTACGGACCGGCCGTTCAAGACCAGCATCGTGTTCGCGCACGACAAGGAGGGCACCTCCGTGCTCTTCAAGGTGCTCTCCGCCTTCGCCTTCCGCGACATCACGCTGACCAAGATCGAGagccggccgcaccgccaccgCCCCATCCGCCTGGTGGACGACGCCAACCGCGGCACGGCGAAGCATTTCGAGTACATGTTCTACGTGGACTTCCAGGCGTCCCTGGCGGAGCCGCGGGCGCAGAACGCGCTGGCCGAGGTCCAGGAGTTCACGTCGTTCCTGCGGGTGCTCGGGAGCTACCCGATGGACATGACCCCTATGACCGCCGGCTCCTCCTCCACCGTCACATCGTCCGACTCGTAG